The proteins below are encoded in one region of Halocatena salina:
- the ggt gene encoding gamma-glutamyltransferase, which yields MTHDDGEDVADSPSDRSAEDTNGNDASVTTYRRTFLKGSAATLGASAIPVSAARASETGANRSKRQVRTDTGSEGMVSTVHPQATKAGADVLRNGGNAIDAAVAAQFALNVVQPHGSGIGGGGFMLVYMAEEDELYSIDNRERAPLGATSEMFLDDAGEPIPFEKRITLGEAVGVPGTLRACDVATKRFGTRELSELIAPAIELASGECPVTVNEHLASVIEEERRKFNDAARSVFVPDGEPLQPGDELVQPSLADTFRQIRDEGIGPFYNGEIATATADVVQEHGGSMTIDDLARYNVTVDHPDVGEYGDLTVRTQSLPSSGGLTIAQLLGLLEEFDLRQYDRRSAETYHTLIEAFHLAYADRGEYMGDKALVDAPWQGLLDEEYIDQRRSLIDPDSAGLANADPGDPWAYQPGDPYRVSTRKHDGSESSKRLKSPLRSDLGQTTHFTTADSEGNLVSWTSTIEQFFGTGIMVPEHGFMLNNELTDFDAKPGGPNQVEPTKRPLSSTSPTILFKDGKPFMTIGSPGGKTIITTILQVILNVAEFGMSLPDAVVEPRIYADVDPAVVWEEGVPAASRRQLGRLGHDVEETSTSLGNVQAIAVRDDEYFGVADGRRDGSVIGL from the coding sequence ATGACGCACGACGACGGTGAGGACGTTGCGGACTCCCCGAGCGATCGGTCGGCCGAAGACACAAACGGTAACGACGCCTCGGTGACGACGTATCGGCGGACGTTTTTGAAAGGGTCGGCTGCTACGCTCGGTGCGAGCGCGATACCGGTTTCGGCCGCTCGTGCGTCCGAAACGGGCGCGAATCGATCGAAGCGGCAGGTTCGGACGGACACGGGATCGGAGGGAATGGTCTCGACCGTCCATCCCCAAGCGACCAAGGCGGGGGCAGACGTGCTTCGGAACGGAGGCAATGCGATCGACGCTGCAGTCGCGGCGCAGTTCGCGCTGAACGTGGTACAACCCCACGGCTCAGGGATCGGTGGTGGGGGCTTCATGCTCGTCTACATGGCCGAGGAAGACGAACTCTACTCGATCGATAACCGCGAGCGGGCACCGCTCGGCGCGACCTCCGAGATGTTTCTGGACGATGCGGGCGAACCGATCCCCTTCGAAAAGCGGATCACGCTCGGAGAGGCGGTCGGCGTTCCCGGCACGCTCAGGGCGTGTGACGTGGCCACCAAGCGGTTCGGAACGCGGGAACTCTCGGAGTTGATCGCGCCAGCGATCGAGCTCGCTAGCGGTGAGTGTCCCGTTACGGTGAACGAGCATCTCGCAAGCGTGATCGAAGAGGAACGGAGGAAGTTCAACGACGCTGCCCGGTCAGTGTTCGTACCCGACGGCGAGCCGCTTCAACCGGGGGATGAACTGGTACAGCCGTCGTTGGCCGACACGTTCCGACAGATCAGGGATGAGGGAATCGGTCCGTTCTACAACGGCGAGATCGCAACGGCGACCGCCGACGTCGTTCAGGAGCACGGTGGCAGCATGACGATCGACGACCTCGCCAGATACAACGTCACCGTCGACCATCCGGACGTCGGAGAGTACGGCGATCTGACCGTTCGGACGCAGTCACTTCCGAGTTCAGGCGGGCTGACGATCGCACAACTCCTCGGACTGTTGGAGGAGTTCGATCTCCGTCAGTACGATCGTCGTTCGGCCGAAACGTATCACACGTTGATCGAAGCCTTCCACTTGGCGTACGCGGATCGCGGCGAGTACATGGGCGATAAAGCGCTCGTTGATGCGCCGTGGCAAGGGCTGCTCGATGAGGAGTACATCGACCAGCGGCGCAGCCTGATCGATCCCGACAGTGCCGGGCTCGCAAACGCCGACCCCGGTGATCCGTGGGCGTATCAACCCGGCGATCCCTACCGGGTTTCGACACGCAAGCATGATGGGAGCGAGAGCTCGAAGCGACTCAAAAGCCCGCTACGCAGCGATCTCGGACAAACCACCCATTTCACCACTGCTGACAGCGAGGGCAACCTCGTCTCGTGGACGAGCACCATCGAACAGTTCTTCGGAACGGGAATCATGGTGCCAGAACACGGGTTCATGCTGAACAACGAGCTGACGGACTTCGACGCCAAGCCGGGTGGACCCAACCAGGTCGAACCGACCAAACGACCGCTCAGCAGCACGAGCCCGACCATCCTCTTCAAAGACGGCAAACCGTTCATGACGATCGGCTCGCCCGGCGGCAAAACTATCATCACGACGATTTTACAGGTCATCCTCAACGTCGCCGAGTTCGGGATGAGTCTCCCGGATGCCGTCGTGGAGCCACGCATTTACGCTGACGTGGATCCGGCAGTGGTTTGGGAAGAGGGCGTCCCTGCCGCGAGTCGCCGCCAGCTCGGTCGGCTCGGCCACGATGTCGAGGAGACATCGACGTCGTTGGGCAACGTGCAGGCGATCGCCGTCAGGGATGATGAGTATTTCGGGGTGGCTGACGGTCGACGCGATGGTTCGGTGATCGGCTTGTAG
- a CDS encoding ribonuclease H — translation MAAYGRPTLRDLFDESPTPHIAHPPRTHHRDFYIASDGSFSDAGGGLGVIIETRDGERVVRRSLPDDVPNNNVAEYRALHLGLDILSARAPRDTRVGVLIDHDNLAANVNRATIAAKQPAIGPPHPFRVPGQSRHHWRGIRARIAGFQELRAARIDSSENPAHPLANTPEQYAHVNQEPDRCMLPSHPIETDSTGQFPPPSRANRPRHASD, via the coding sequence ATGGCCGCATACGGCCGGCCGACGTTGCGAGACCTATTCGATGAATCGCCGACTCCTCATATCGCTCATCCGCCGCGAACGCATCACCGTGATTTTTACATCGCTAGCGATGGTTCGTTCAGCGACGCCGGTGGCGGGCTTGGTGTCATCATAGAAACCCGTGACGGCGAGCGTGTCGTACGCCGGTCGCTCCCTGATGACGTTCCGAACAACAACGTCGCAGAGTACCGTGCGTTACATCTCGGGTTGGACATCCTCAGCGCCCGAGCGCCCCGAGACACACGGGTGGGAGTGCTCATTGACCACGATAATTTGGCCGCGAACGTGAACCGAGCGACGATCGCTGCCAAACAGCCAGCCATTGGTCCCCCACACCCGTTCCGGGTTCCTGGTCAATCTCGCCACCACTGGCGGGGGATCCGCGCTCGGATCGCGGGTTTTCAGGAACTTCGTGCTGCTCGGATCGACAGCAGCGAGAATCCGGCCCATCCGCTTGCGAACACCCCCGAGCAGTACGCCCACGTCAATCAGGAGCCGGACCGGTGTATGCTCCCTTCACACCCTATCGAAACCGATTCGACGGGACAGTTCCCCCCACCGTCACGGGCTAACCGACCGCGTCACGCCAGCGACTGA
- a CDS encoding heme-binding protein: MPEAPQTDEGWYALHDFRTVDWDAWREAPEHERERAIESGVDYLQAHESLADTDGETGGSAVFTVLGHKADLLILHLRPTTTQLDTAERRFERTPFARFTEQTSSYVSVTEVSGYMSQEYFEGETVEDSGMARYIRSRIEPEIPDAEHVCFYPMDKRRGEQDNWYDLPFEERADLMSNHGEIGREYAGKVTQIITGSIGFDDYEWGVTLFADDPTEIKHLLYEMRFDPSSSRYAEFGSFYFGRRFDPSDLDAVLAGAPVDWDARDDDSTTTDLSTRLDRLGVSLDAPEDTDSHVVLVSSDSSAEELTDAVDDLRGNFEHYDSHIETFVHEGDEPTVISTWTTARAADTAAGFLEDLPGVTETLTGSTGTTPADDESGSHHETSESSDLRSELASLDIYAGQPHGEDVHAIVLYSTAPTDELEREVADLSDGFDRYDTHVETSVYRARDHERSAVVSLWDTESGAETAGGYLADLPGIIARSDEETDGFGTMGMFYTVKPEHREEFLDTFGSVGDVLAGMDGHRETDLMINTADENDMFIASQWRSKADAMTFFRSDEFRETVEWGRDILTDRPRHVFLA, translated from the coding sequence ATGCCCGAAGCACCACAGACCGATGAGGGGTGGTACGCGCTACACGACTTTCGCACCGTCGATTGGGACGCGTGGCGTGAAGCCCCCGAACACGAGCGTGAACGGGCCATCGAGTCCGGCGTCGACTATTTACAGGCACACGAGTCGCTCGCCGACACCGATGGCGAGACTGGTGGCTCTGCGGTGTTCACCGTGTTAGGACACAAAGCCGATCTGTTGATTCTCCATCTTCGACCCACTACGACTCAACTCGACACCGCCGAACGCCGGTTCGAGCGAACACCGTTCGCTCGATTCACCGAGCAGACGTCCTCGTACGTCTCGGTGACGGAGGTCTCGGGCTACATGTCTCAGGAGTATTTCGAGGGTGAGACCGTCGAAGACAGTGGGATGGCCCGCTACATCCGCTCGCGGATCGAGCCGGAAATCCCCGACGCCGAACACGTCTGTTTCTATCCGATGGACAAACGCCGCGGGGAACAGGACAACTGGTACGATCTTCCCTTCGAGGAGCGCGCGGATCTCATGTCGAACCACGGCGAGATCGGGCGGGAGTACGCGGGCAAGGTGACACAGATCATCACCGGTAGCATCGGCTTCGACGATTACGAGTGGGGTGTGACGCTGTTCGCCGACGATCCGACCGAGATCAAACATCTCCTCTATGAGATGCGCTTCGATCCGTCTTCCTCGCGGTACGCGGAGTTCGGCTCGTTCTATTTCGGACGGCGCTTCGATCCGTCGGATCTCGACGCCGTGTTGGCCGGTGCCCCCGTCGACTGGGATGCCCGTGACGACGACTCGACCACCACCGATCTGTCGACGCGCCTCGACCGTCTCGGAGTGTCGCTCGACGCACCCGAAGATACAGACTCCCACGTCGTTCTCGTGTCGTCTGACAGCTCCGCCGAGGAACTCACCGATGCCGTCGACGATCTCAGGGGCAACTTCGAGCATTACGACAGTCACATCGAGACGTTCGTTCACGAGGGCGATGAACCGACGGTTATCAGTACGTGGACAACCGCCCGCGCGGCCGACACCGCTGCCGGCTTCCTTGAGGATCTTCCCGGAGTGACCGAGACGCTCACCGGATCAACTGGTACCACTCCTGCTGACGACGAGAGCGGTTCCCACCACGAGACATCTGAATCGTCGGATCTGCGGTCTGAGCTTGCGTCTCTCGACATCTACGCCGGACAGCCTCACGGCGAGGACGTTCATGCGATCGTGCTCTACTCGACGGCGCCCACCGACGAACTCGAACGCGAGGTCGCGGATCTCAGCGATGGGTTCGATCGGTATGACACACACGTCGAAACGAGCGTGTATCGCGCACGCGATCACGAACGGTCTGCCGTGGTGAGTCTCTGGGACACCGAAAGCGGTGCTGAAACCGCGGGTGGATACCTCGCTGATCTCCCGGGAATCATCGCCCGATCCGACGAGGAGACGGACGGCTTCGGAACGATGGGGATGTTTTACACCGTGAAACCCGAGCACCGCGAGGAGTTTCTTGACACGTTCGGATCGGTTGGTGACGTACTCGCAGGGATGGACGGTCACAGAGAAACCGATCTCATGATCAATACGGCAGACGAAAACGACATGTTCATCGCCAGTCAGTGGCGCTCCAAAGCCGATGCGATGACGTTTTTCCGATCGGATGAGTTTCGGGAGACGGTCGAGTGGGGCCGGGACATCCTCACTGATCGGCCGCGACACGTCTTTTTGGCGTGA
- a CDS encoding site-2 protease family protein gives MVDTLWLALGGLMLYWLLVTVAQQRGWLPEQVRAQGPITTIHTQYGKVLLDRLSRPKRFWRAWGNFGVGMSLVVIVGVFVSVIYSGIVAVSNPQPTAINEPQNVLVIPGVNDFLPLAVAPEIIFGLLVGLVVHEGGHGLFCRVGDIDIQSMGLALLAIIPIGAFVEPEEKSRLEADRGTQTRMFAAGVTNNIALSILGFVLLFGPVVGSIAVAPGAPVGDIVDGSPAANAGIDRGDRITAINNQSVANESDLDQTLTEIEAQQVSVTVEDSNGSETTTQVERELFLTHTAPGVVDANMTTGENGTPPHIQTVNGSQVSTRAEFYETIETNPVTTVTTDNGSFELIAGASVGRINDDSPLADDVPDGASVVITEVDGERIVTPTDLQRSLSDTSPGESVTVTAYVNDTERQYNTTLTDGPEDHGYLGVSLHRGTGGIVVDDFGVFGYPAEQFLGMLGGGTGFSIRGFLSQSISVLFLPLAGAVGLTSYNFAGFVDPITNFYTISGPFGFLGEGVFLLANLLFWTGWININLGFFNCVPAYPLDGGHILRTSTEAIVSRLPIKNGRIITRTITTFVGLSMGAGLILMVFGPQLFN, from the coding sequence ATGGTTGATACGCTCTGGTTGGCTCTTGGTGGGCTGATGCTCTATTGGCTCCTCGTAACAGTTGCTCAACAGCGGGGATGGCTTCCCGAGCAGGTACGGGCTCAAGGGCCGATCACGACGATTCACACCCAGTACGGAAAGGTGCTTCTCGATCGGCTGTCTCGTCCCAAACGGTTCTGGCGTGCGTGGGGTAACTTCGGCGTCGGCATGTCGCTCGTCGTGATCGTCGGCGTGTTCGTGAGCGTGATCTACTCCGGAATCGTGGCGGTGTCGAATCCCCAGCCGACTGCCATCAACGAACCCCAGAACGTGTTGGTGATCCCGGGGGTCAACGACTTCCTACCGCTGGCTGTCGCCCCGGAGATCATCTTCGGGCTGCTCGTCGGATTGGTCGTCCACGAGGGTGGCCACGGTTTGTTCTGTCGCGTCGGGGATATCGATATCCAATCGATGGGGCTCGCACTGTTGGCGATCATCCCGATCGGAGCCTTCGTCGAACCCGAAGAGAAGAGCCGACTCGAAGCCGACCGGGGGACACAGACACGGATGTTCGCTGCGGGCGTGACGAACAACATTGCCCTTTCGATTCTCGGATTCGTGTTGTTGTTCGGTCCTGTCGTCGGTTCGATCGCCGTTGCACCGGGGGCTCCCGTTGGCGACATCGTCGATGGATCCCCGGCCGCGAACGCAGGTATCGATCGAGGGGACCGCATCACGGCGATCAACAATCAATCGGTCGCAAACGAGTCGGATCTCGATCAAACGCTCACCGAAATCGAAGCTCAACAGGTGTCGGTGACCGTCGAGGATAGCAATGGGTCGGAAACGACGACACAGGTCGAGCGCGAGCTGTTTCTGACACACACGGCACCGGGCGTCGTGGATGCGAACATGACGACGGGTGAGAATGGTACGCCGCCGCACATCCAAACGGTCAACGGGAGTCAGGTCTCCACCCGGGCGGAGTTCTACGAGACGATCGAAACCAATCCGGTGACGACAGTGACGACGGATAACGGGAGCTTCGAGTTGATCGCTGGGGCTTCCGTCGGACGGATCAACGACGACAGTCCGCTCGCTGACGACGTGCCCGACGGTGCGAGTGTCGTCATCACGGAGGTCGATGGAGAACGGATCGTGACCCCCACCGATCTCCAACGGAGTCTCTCGGATACCTCCCCCGGCGAGTCAGTCACGGTGACCGCCTACGTCAACGACACGGAACGCCAGTACAACACGACGCTCACTGATGGACCCGAGGATCACGGCTACCTCGGAGTGAGTCTCCATCGCGGAACTGGTGGGATCGTCGTGGACGATTTCGGCGTGTTCGGCTACCCCGCAGAGCAGTTCCTTGGGATGCTCGGCGGTGGCACCGGCTTCAGCATTCGTGGGTTCCTCAGCCAATCGATTAGCGTGTTGTTCCTCCCGCTGGCGGGAGCCGTCGGACTCACCTCCTACAATTTCGCGGGCTTCGTCGACCCGATCACGAACTTCTACACTATCAGCGGTCCGTTCGGCTTCCTCGGTGAGGGGGTGTTCCTGTTGGCCAACCTGCTGTTTTGGACCGGCTGGATCAACATCAACCTCGGATTTTTCAACTGTGTCCCAGCCTATCCATTGGACGGCGGGCACATTCTCCGAACCAGCACCGAAGCCATCGTCTCGCGGCTGCCCATCAAAAACGGTCGAATTATCACGCGTACTATCACTACCTTCGTCGGACTCAGCATGGGTGCTGGGTTGATCCTGATGGTGTTCGGTCCACAGCTGTTCAACTGA
- the lysS gene encoding lysine--tRNA ligase, whose amino-acid sequence MTGNDASGQSDSVEDTETDHRAFWADAVADEIEARDPEEPITIKGGVSPSGVPHIGHLNEILRGYFVAQALRDRGYVVEQVFTSDDKDRLRKMPRTLASLDGEIVGLDDVDAGALGQNLGKPLTDIPDPFGCCSSFGAHQTELLRRSAETMGVPIDVVSNTELYADGAFEDVTRTVLERRDRAREILSQYQEKVDDTYVPFVPQCESCGHLTETVTAIDLQAGTVEYVCEAVEAGDRVIEGCGHEGTATLREGKLPWRFEWPAQWTILNVDFEPFGKDHASGSWPSGTEICQELLETEPPVPMVYEWFTYNGTALSSSSGHVITVDEVLSMLEPEVFRYFFTKDPKRARDFDVQQLDQLVDEFDRFESTYFDRVDATDREHAIAERAYPMVVDSVREDRVRIPYTFAAVLGMTDDRALRASMARRSGHLPAGGPEWVVDDALARVEKARTWAVRTDNEYNYRLAESLPDISVSANEAAALDSLADFIDHEDPDGETLQQHIYDIAREHDIEVGDFFELGYRLFLGQPQGPRLGPFLSAVSKEFVVHRLRRERTPTE is encoded by the coding sequence ATGACGGGGAACGATGCTTCCGGGCAGTCAGATTCGGTCGAAGACACCGAGACTGACCACCGCGCGTTTTGGGCCGACGCGGTTGCCGACGAGATCGAAGCTCGCGACCCCGAAGAGCCGATCACGATCAAAGGCGGCGTCTCTCCCTCCGGTGTTCCCCATATCGGTCATTTGAACGAGATCCTGCGTGGGTATTTCGTGGCCCAAGCGCTCCGCGATCGCGGCTACGTGGTTGAGCAGGTGTTCACGAGCGACGACAAGGATCGATTGCGAAAGATGCCCCGGACGCTCGCCTCGCTGGATGGGGAGATCGTCGGTCTCGACGACGTGGACGCCGGTGCACTCGGACAGAATCTCGGCAAGCCGTTGACCGATATCCCGGATCCGTTCGGTTGCTGTTCGTCGTTCGGTGCCCACCAGACCGAGCTGTTACGCAGGAGTGCGGAGACGATGGGTGTGCCGATCGACGTCGTTTCGAACACCGAACTGTACGCCGACGGCGCGTTCGAAGACGTCACCCGGACGGTGCTCGAACGCCGCGACCGCGCGCGTGAAATCCTTTCGCAGTACCAGGAGAAGGTCGACGACACGTACGTCCCGTTCGTCCCCCAGTGTGAATCGTGTGGACATCTGACCGAAACCGTGACGGCGATCGATCTACAGGCCGGGACGGTCGAGTACGTCTGTGAAGCCGTCGAGGCGGGCGATCGGGTCATCGAGGGGTGTGGTCACGAGGGAACGGCAACCCTCCGTGAGGGCAAGCTTCCGTGGCGGTTCGAGTGGCCGGCTCAGTGGACGATACTCAACGTCGACTTCGAGCCGTTCGGGAAGGACCACGCCAGTGGTTCGTGGCCCAGCGGGACGGAGATCTGTCAGGAACTGCTTGAGACCGAGCCCCCGGTGCCGATGGTGTACGAATGGTTCACGTACAACGGGACGGCGCTATCCTCTTCTTCGGGACACGTCATTACCGTCGATGAAGTGCTTTCGATGCTCGAACCCGAGGTGTTTCGGTATTTCTTCACGAAAGATCCCAAGCGCGCGCGTGATTTCGACGTACAACAGCTCGATCAGCTCGTCGATGAGTTCGATCGTTTCGAATCGACCTACTTCGATCGAGTCGACGCGACCGACCGCGAGCACGCGATCGCGGAACGTGCGTATCCGATGGTCGTGGATTCGGTCCGTGAAGACCGGGTTCGTATTCCCTACACGTTCGCCGCCGTGCTCGGGATGACCGACGACAGGGCACTTCGTGCGTCGATGGCCCGTCGCAGCGGTCACCTTCCTGCCGGTGGTCCGGAATGGGTCGTCGATGACGCACTCGCACGCGTCGAGAAGGCACGCACGTGGGCAGTGCGAACGGACAACGAGTACAACTACCGACTCGCCGAGTCCCTGCCCGACATCTCGGTTTCGGCGAACGAAGCTGCGGCGCTCGATTCACTCGCCGATTTCATCGATCACGAGGATCCCGACGGGGAGACGCTCCAACAGCACATCTACGACATCGCCCGAGAGCACGATATCGAAGTGGGGGACTTCTTCGAACTGGGGTATCGGCTGTTTCTCGGTCAGCCACAAGGTCCCCGACTCGGTCCGTTCCTGTCTGCGGTAAGCAAAGAGTTCGTGGTTCATCGACTCCGTCGGGAACGGACGCCAACGGAATAA
- the pyrH gene encoding UMP kinase codes for MRVIISVGGSVLAPDLDDERVRAYADCVETLRSAGHEIGLVVGGGKIAREYIETGRDLGANEMALDQLGIRVTRLNARLLIAALGEAAVPTPPECYETAAAALRRSEIPVMGGMVPGQTTDAVGAALAETVDADLLVYATSVSGVYSEDPEDNPDATHYEELATTDLVDIIGDIEMSAGSNAPVDLLAAKLIQRSGTRTIVLDGTDPDDVYRAIGASEHDGTEIVP; via the coding sequence ATGAGGGTAATCATTTCTGTCGGTGGGAGCGTTCTTGCGCCGGATCTTGACGATGAGCGCGTGAGGGCGTACGCCGACTGCGTCGAAACACTTCGTTCAGCTGGCCACGAGATCGGTCTCGTCGTCGGTGGGGGGAAGATTGCCCGTGAGTACATCGAGACTGGCCGTGATCTGGGAGCGAACGAAATGGCGCTCGATCAGCTCGGAATCAGGGTGACGCGACTCAATGCCCGATTACTCATTGCTGCTCTCGGTGAGGCGGCCGTTCCGACACCACCAGAGTGTTACGAGACCGCTGCTGCTGCGCTCCGGCGGTCGGAGATTCCTGTAATGGGGGGGATGGTGCCCGGACAGACAACGGACGCGGTGGGGGCTGCGCTCGCAGAAACCGTCGATGCGGATCTGCTCGTTTATGCCACGAGTGTTTCGGGTGTGTACAGCGAGGATCCCGAGGACAATCCGGATGCGACACACTACGAAGAGCTTGCAACGACCGATCTGGTCGATATCATCGGGGACATCGAGATGAGCGCGGGGAGCAACGCACCCGTCGATCTCCTCGCGGCAAAGCTCATCCAGCGCTCTGGGACCCGAACGATCGTGTTGGATGGTACTGATCCTGACGACGTGTACCGTGCGATCGGAGCCAGCGAACACGATGGAACGGAGATCGTTCCATGA
- a CDS encoding molybdopterin synthase → MHTVTVVGPHASDLIERLVSELATDGSVATVSSLPVAPAPGFEDAIGYTAVGAGVAVGSSSDGWTAYNDSDDRSVSEILDELAPNYDYCLLEGISDAVLPTITIDGAEHAGESIAAVKDSNDCALEPLLDAIDDTDPHETLDSLVERVKGSPRADRAGAIATFTGRVRVKDDPDDDPTERLEFEAYEDVAADRLRTIRSELEERDGVYEVCLHHRTGIIERGEDIVFVVVLAGHREEAFRTVEDGINRLKDEVPFFKKEVTTDEEFWVHERTR, encoded by the coding sequence ATGCACACCGTCACTGTCGTCGGTCCCCACGCATCGGACCTCATCGAGCGGTTGGTCAGCGAGCTCGCGACCGACGGATCGGTCGCAACCGTTTCCTCGCTTCCGGTCGCCCCGGCACCGGGATTCGAGGATGCGATCGGATACACTGCTGTGGGAGCCGGAGTCGCCGTCGGAAGCAGTTCCGATGGATGGACCGCGTACAACGACAGCGACGACCGATCGGTGTCCGAAATACTCGACGAACTCGCGCCGAACTACGACTACTGCCTGCTCGAAGGCATCTCCGATGCGGTGTTGCCCACGATCACCATCGACGGCGCCGAACACGCCGGTGAATCGATCGCGGCAGTCAAGGATTCGAACGACTGTGCGCTCGAGCCGCTGCTCGACGCCATCGATGATACTGATCCCCACGAAACTCTTGACTCCCTCGTTGAACGCGTAAAAGGATCGCCTCGTGCCGATAGAGCAGGAGCGATCGCCACCTTCACCGGTCGCGTGCGCGTGAAAGATGATCCCGATGACGATCCGACCGAACGGCTGGAGTTCGAAGCCTACGAGGACGTCGCAGCTGATCGGCTACGAACCATCAGATCCGAACTCGAAGAGCGCGACGGCGTCTATGAAGTGTGCCTTCATCACCGAACCGGCATCATCGAACGAGGGGAAGACATCGTTTTCGTGGTCGTGCTCGCCGGACACCGAGAAGAGGCGTTTCGAACCGTCGAAGACGGCATCAACCGTCTCAAAGACGAGGTCCCGTTCTTCAAAAAGGAGGTGACGACCGACGAGGAGTTCTGGGTTCACGAACGGACACGGTGA
- a CDS encoding DUF7123 family protein: protein MSAIPQRNAESSPANKEERLLAYLHQQTVEGNGEVYFKSKFIADDVGLSPKEIGALMCKLCDSDTKLSIEKWSYTSATTWRVTTDG, encoded by the coding sequence ATGAGCGCGATCCCTCAACGCAACGCTGAATCCTCCCCAGCAAACAAAGAAGAACGACTTCTCGCATATCTCCACCAGCAGACCGTGGAGGGTAACGGTGAAGTGTATTTTAAGAGCAAATTCATCGCGGACGACGTCGGTCTGTCGCCTAAGGAAATCGGCGCGTTGATGTGTAAGCTATGTGACTCGGACACGAAACTCTCGATTGAGAAGTGGTCGTACACGAGCGCAACGACGTGGAGAGTCACCACAGACGGTTAG
- a CDS encoding site-2 protease family protein, with protein MADTDEPVGGPPVEAFSSVFDVAEIRKEDDRLLYFGEPTVSAPVLEQHVWPLFRKHGYEVRLTTVSDDETDPITGVEISTERRALVAEQRSVGIDGVPWNNLLFALLTIATTLYAGLQWYGFDDDPVALLRTWPFAVAVLGVLGIHELGHYVMSRYHRVNASLPYFIPVPTIFGTMGAVIKMKGRIPSRKALFDIGVAGPLAGLVAAIVVTTVGLQLDPVTVDGPIYQIESLNYPPLIQLIAAATGTQLSFAESGTRVNPVVVGGWVGMFVTFLNLLPVGQLDGGHLLRAMLGKRQETVAAFVPAVLFVLGSYLLFVREFELESVFLWFFWGLITIGFAYAGPAHPIHDEPLDTRRMAIGVVTFVLGLLCFTPVPFQLV; from the coding sequence ATGGCCGACACCGACGAACCAGTTGGTGGACCTCCTGTCGAAGCGTTCTCGTCGGTTTTCGATGTCGCCGAGATTCGGAAAGAGGACGATCGGCTGTTGTATTTCGGAGAGCCGACCGTCTCCGCTCCAGTGCTCGAACAGCACGTCTGGCCACTGTTCCGAAAGCACGGCTATGAAGTACGGCTGACGACTGTCAGCGACGACGAAACGGACCCCATCACCGGCGTCGAGATCAGCACGGAACGACGGGCACTCGTCGCCGAACAGCGATCGGTCGGTATCGACGGTGTTCCATGGAACAACCTCCTGTTTGCGCTGCTCACGATTGCAACCACGCTGTACGCAGGGCTTCAGTGGTACGGATTCGACGATGATCCAGTAGCTCTCCTCCGAACGTGGCCGTTTGCGGTCGCCGTCCTCGGCGTCCTCGGGATCCACGAACTCGGTCACTACGTGATGAGCCGGTATCACCGCGTGAACGCGAGCCTGCCGTATTTCATCCCCGTTCCGACCATCTTCGGAACGATGGGCGCAGTCATAAAGATGAAAGGACGGATCCCGAGCCGAAAGGCGCTGTTCGACATCGGCGTTGCCGGGCCACTGGCCGGACTCGTCGCCGCCATCGTCGTAACAACGGTGGGGTTACAACTCGATCCAGTCACCGTCGACGGACCGATCTACCAGATCGAGAGCCTGAACTATCCCCCACTCATTCAACTCATCGCGGCGGCCACCGGCACACAGCTTTCGTTCGCCGAAAGCGGAACGCGGGTTAATCCAGTCGTCGTCGGCGGCTGGGTCGGTATGTTCGTCACGTTTCTCAACCTGCTTCCGGTCGGTCAACTCGATGGGGGACATCTCCTGCGTGCGATGCTCGGCAAACGACAGGAGACCGTGGCGGCATTCGTCCCGGCCGTGCTGTTCGTGTTGGGATCCTATCTACTATTCGTGCGTGAGTTCGAGCTCGAATCCGTCTTCCTCTGGTTTTTCTGGGGACTCATCACGATCGGCTTTGCGTACGCTGGCCCGGCCCATCCGATCCACGACGAACCGCTCGACACACGACGAATGGCGATCGGCGTGGTCACGTTCGTGCTCGGACTGCTCTGTTTCACACCTGTTCCGTTCCAATTGGTGTAA